The genomic window GGGACGATGCGGTGTCCAGCCCGCCGCACAGATAGGCCGAGGGGTCCGCGAGGACCGGGGCGCCCGAAAGGGCCGCAAGGACAATGGCAGGGCCGCCAAAGCGCATTTTCATCTTGTCACCTCGGGTTGGGGGCTGGGCATTCCGTCGATCATCCGCAGCAGGTTTTCGGCCGTGACGCGGACCGACAGATCCTCGCCCGCCGCGGCCAGCGCCAGGGCCGAACGCGCACCCGGATGGCCCGTTGCCGCATCGGCCGGGTCCGACATCAGGGCCACTCCCAGTTGCAGCGCGGCCCGCGGACTGCCGCCGCCCGAGGCCATGCCAAGGTAGTTCTGGGCCTGCGCCAGATCGCGGCCGAAGGGCACGCCGTCCGCATACATCTGCCCCAGCAGCGTCGAGGCCACCGCATTCCCGCTCAGCGCCTGCACCGTCATGGCGTTCAGGCCATGGGTCAGGCGGCCCGCGCTGTAGCCAGCGCCCTCGTCCCTGAGCAGCCGTGCCAGAGGCGGCACGGCAAAGGCCCGCCCGGTATAGGCCGCAATCGCATAGTAATGTGCGGCGGCACCCGTGGGGTCGGGGGTTTCCTTTTCCTGCAACAGCCTGGCATAGCGGAACGCGGCCAGACCGTCGCCCGCATCGGCCAGGGCTCGCAGGTCGGTCGGGCCCATCGCCGCGCCGGAGATCATCTTGCGCCGTGCCGCCTGAAGGGCAGCGGTGGGCAGGTCGCGCGTCTTGCGCACGGCATTGTCGAAGACGAAATCGGCGCGGACCACCATGCCGGGCAAGCCGGGATCGGGGGCCATCGGCTGCGCCACGGCCCCGGTTGCAAGGCAGATCAGGACGGCGGCAAACCCGGGCACGTTACCCATCGGGATTCTCCTGCTGCGGCAGCGCCGCGACTTTGGGGTCGCGCGCGGCCACATCGGGCCAGAGCGCCGGATCGGTCAGATACCGGATCGGCATCTCCCAGATGACGATTGCGGGGGGGTCCGTGCGGAAGTCGCCGCCCGCAAGGTAATCCTGCATCGGCCGCAGCGGCCCGAGTCCCTGTTCGGCCACGCTGACCACATCGCGCCCCAGCGTCCGCATCAGCGCATCGGCAAAACCCCAGTCGGGATTGGCGCTGTAGCTGGTCCCGACCAGAACGATGTCGGTTGCCGCCCCGCCAAAGATGTCGGACCCGGCATCGACGGGCGTCTGCGTCGCGGGAATCACGCTTTCGACCGCAAGACCGACGCGGGGGGCCATCGCGGCGGTGGTGACAAAGCTGACAAGATCGCCGGTCAGGGGCTTCGGGGCCGCTTGCGTGCGGTCATAGGACAGGGGGCCGGGCAGGATGGTGCCCGACGCGGCGATTGCACTCGCCACAAGGTCGGCGCCATGCGGGGTCCAGTGCGTGTCGGTGGCGAAGAAGACGGGTTCGACCGGGTCGAGCAGGGCGCGGCGCGCGTCCACCACCGCCACGCCGCGCGCTTTCAGGTCTGCGGAAAAATCGGCGCAAAGCGTCGCCAGCGCCTCGCCGAAGGCCACGTCGGGGCTGATGCCGCGGTAGATGTCGATCTTGGCGGGCAGCGGCACGACCACCAGCTCGGTTCCGCCCTGCAAGAGCTGCGCGCGGATTCCCAGCACGGTCTTCACGACCCCGGCAAGCTGTGCGTCGGTCGGCAGGGGGCGCACCTCTTCGCTGCTGAAAAGCCAGCCATCCTGCCCGACAACGGCCCCCTTCCGCGCCTCGCCCAGCAGGGCATAGCGCGCGGCACCGATCAGCCCGAACGACGGGCCCATGTGGGGCAGATCCTTCTTGTAGATGCCGTCAAGGTCACGGGTCAGCCCGCCCGACAGGAGCCCGGCGTCCGGCAGGACCACAGCGGGATGCGGCCCGGTCGCCAGCGACAGGTTGGCCAGGATCGCATAGCCGAAGAACAGCGTCGGCAGGGCAAGGCGGGCCGCGCGAAGGATGATGGTCATCTGACCCCCTAGAACTGGAAGTAGAGGAACGGAGAGAAGCTCTGTTCCGCAAGTTTCATGACGGCAAAGGCACCCAGCCCGTTGACCAGCACCGCCGGCACCAGCGCATTGAGCGCGGTCAGCCTGCCCGCCGGGCCGGGCCGCAGCCGGGTCGCGGCGGCATGGTTCAGGCGCGGTTCCAGCGCCGCGACCGCCACGCCCAGCATCAGGAACAGCAGGCTTTCGGTGGTGATCGCCAGCGCCACCTCCGGCGCGGTGGCGAACCCGTTCAGGCCCAGCATCCCGCTGTAGACGCCCAGCGCCTCGGTCACGCTGGCGGCGCGGAACATGACCCAGCCCAGCAGCACGATCAGCAGCGTGCCGCCAAGCGCGAACAGGTCGGTGGCCTTCGCCCGCCCGGTGGCACGTTCAAGCGCCAGCCAGGCGCCATGCCACAGGCCCCAGAGCACGAACGTCCAGTTCGCGCCGTGCCACAGGCCGCCCAGCACCATGACCAGCATCAGGTTCACATAGGTCCGCGCCCCGCCCCTGCGGTTGCCACCCAGCGGGATGTAAAGGTAGTCGCGCAGCCAGACCGACAGGCTGATGTGCCAGCGCCGCCAGAATTCGGTGATCGACCGGCTGATGTAGGGCGTGTCGAAGTTGCGGATGAAGTGAAAGCCCAGCATCAGGCCGATGCCGATGGCCATGTCGCTGTAGCCCGAAAAGTCGAAATAAAGCTGGATCATGTAGGCGATGGCGCCGATCCACGACAGGGCCATCGACGGATCGGGGGTCTGGAAGGCCAGGTTTGCCAGGGGTGCGACCGTGTCGGCCAGAAGCACCTTTTTCGCCAGGCCGATGGCAAAGATCGTCGTCCCCTGAAGGAACAGGTCCAGTGAATGTTCGCGGTGGGCGAATTGCCCGGCCAGATCCTTGAAGCGCAGGATCGGGCCCGCGACAAGCTGCGGGAACAGGGCGATGAAGGCGGCGAAGTCGAAGAAGCCGGCCGTGGCGACCGCATCCTTGCGATAGACATCGATCAGATAGCTGACCGCCTGAAACACGTAGAACGACACGCCGATCGGCAGGATCAGTTTCCAGTGCACGCCAAGGCCGGCCGCATCCGTGCCCCATAGCGTGGCAAAGCTGTCGATGAAGAAGTTCAGATACTTGAACACCCCCAGCACGGCCAGACAGCCCGTCAGCCCGATGATCAGAAAGGTCTTTGCCGCCCGTCGGCTTTTCGCCGCGCCGATGCCCCGCCCGAAGGCATAGGTCCAGAGGGTTGTCAGAAACAGCAGGCCCAGGAAGTCGATCCGCCACCAGCCGTAGAAGGCATAGGACCCGATCAGGATCGTGACCGACCGGAACCGCACCGGCGTCAGGTAATAGACCGCGAGGAACAGCGGCAGGAACAGGAACAGGAAGGTTTCCGACGAGAACACCATCAGCCGTTTCCTTGAAAGTCGCAAGGTGCGGGTGACGGGGCCGGGATGGAAACCACCGCGTCGCGGCGGCTGCGCAGCCAGTCCACGGTCAGCGGGGCCAGATCGCCGGCGAAGACGCGCGGCATCTGGCCGTCAAGGTCGTTGCCCTCGACTGCCACATCGCCCGGTGTGGCGCCGCGCAGGCCGTCGCGGTTTCCGGCCAGCACATTCCCGGTCAGCCAGACCTGCGCCGCGGCCGCCTGATCGCGCACAAGCACGCCGGAGCCGCGATTGAACAGGATCGCGTTGCCGGTGGCCGTGGTGTCATCCGTATCGGTCAGGGTGATCCCGGTTCCGCCGTTGCCCGCGACAAGGTTGCCCGTGATGGTGACGCACCTTGCCTTTTCGACGCCGATTCCGGTCGTCTGGCTGCCGGCGACAAGATTGCCCGTGACGCTGACGGCACGGCTGTCGCGGTCGACCAGAATCCCGGTCCGGGCCGTGCCGGACAGGAGGTTGCCGCTGATCCGCACGTCGGCCGAACCTGCCGTCACGCGGATCGCCTGGCTTCCGGACAGGGCGGTGAGCCTGTTGGCTGCAACGACCGTTTCCCTCGCGTGGGAAATCAGGATCGCGGTGCCGGTCGCGGCGGCGATGTGGTTGCCGGACACCACGGCCCCGGTCGTGCCGATCAGCCCCAGCGTCGCCACGTCGATCAGCGCACTGTCCGTGATGGCGGACGAGAACAGCGGCGCGACAAGCCCGTTGTTCGCCACCGCCATCCCGCCGAAAACATCCGATGCGCCGAACCCCAGCGCCTGAAGCGTCGCGTCGCTTGCGGTGAAGCCGCCCTGCCCCGCCGTCAGGACAAAGGGGCGGAAGGCGGGTTCGGCGGCGTTCGGACCGTCGGTCCCGATGATCGCGCCGCCTTGCACGTCCAGCCAGCCCAGGTTTGCGACAAAGCTGCCGCTCGGGCGATCGAGGATCAGTTGATCGGCCGGGCCCAGCGTCAGCCCGGCATCCGTCCAGATGGCAAGCGGGCGCGACAGCACGATGCCATCCGGCGTCACGGTCACGAAATCCTGCGCCGGGGTGCCTTTCGACAGGGCCGGCAGATCGGCCAGCGTGGCAAAGCCGCCGCGCAGCAGGATCACGTCATGGTCGCGCGCACCCTGCGCCCGGACCAGGGCCAGGTGATCCCGCGCCCCGGTCTGGATCGCGATCTGGGTCAGCAGCAGCCGTATGTCGACCAGTTCGATCACCGCGCGCGTGTCGGGCACGAAGGCTTTCGCAGCCGCAGCCGGGGCGGCGGCCGCATTCCAAGCCAGCCCGACCCCGGCCATGACCGAGGCCGCGTCATCCGCCAGCGTGCCCGCCGCCAGCGGATCGGACAGGCGGGCCACCGCCGCCTCGATCCGCTGGCGGGCAAGGTAGTCCGCCTGTTGCGCCCCGGCACCCGCAGGCAGCAGAACGCCCCCGCAGAGCAGCAGCACCGCCAGCGCGTTACCCATTTGCGACCGCCCGCAGCGGCGGAAGGGACTGGCTGATCCGGGCGGGCGGACCAACGACGGGCGGGGCGGTGGACAGAAGAAAGGCGTGCAGATCATAGTCGGCGGTATTGGTCAGGCTGATCTGGGTATCCTTGTCGATGGTCAACATGCTGCCCAGGCCGAGCGTGTGGTCGTTGCCCCGGCAATCCTCCAGGTAGGTGGCCTGCCCCGACACGACCGACAGGAAGCTGGCGCCCAGCCCGTGCCCGTTTATGGCCATCGTCGATCCGGGCAGCAGCGTCAGCATTTCAAGCCGGTAGCCCGGGTCGGTGGCCAGCGACTCGATCCCGCCCCAGGCGTGGTTGCGGAACGGGTGGCTGACCACTTCGGCCCGACCGCCGGATTTCAGCTTCTCGACCACGAGCTTGACCTGCTGGGCGTGCTTGCGGTCGGTCACCAGCAGCGCATCCTTGGTATCCACCACGATCAGGTCGTTCATCCCGATGACGACAACCAGCCGCCCGTCGCTGCGAATGAGCGAGTTCGTGGTATCGAGCGTCATCACGTCGCCGTTGGTCACGTTGCCGTCGTCCGACTTGGTGTTGACATCGTAGACCGAGGCCCAGGCCCCCACGTCGTCCCATTTCACGTCGATCGGCGCGAGCGAGATGGCGGGACTGTTTTCGAAGACCGACCGTTCGGTCGGCTCGTCGCGCGCCTCGCGAAAGGCGGCCTCGTTCAGGGTGATGCCGTTGCGGGTCGATGCTGCCTCGGTGACGGCCCTGGACACCGCGGCATGGGTGCGGGGGTCAAGGCGGCGGAACTCCTCGCAGATCACATCGGCGCGGAACATGCTGATGCCGGACGCCCAGTAGGCCGTTCCCTCGTCGATCAGCCGCTGCGCGACCTCCACGCTGGGTTTCTCGATGAAGCGCGCGACCGAATGCAGGCCGTCGTAGGACTCGACCCGGCCGCCGTCGATGATGTAGCCGTAGCCGGCCTCGGCATAGCCCGGGGTGACGCCGAACGTGATGATCTGCCCCCCGGCGGCCGCAGCGGTCATGCGCGCGACGGTGAAGTTCAGATCCCCGATGATGATGTGGTCGGACGGCAGCACCAGCAGGATCGCGTCGGGATCATCCGGCAGGATGGCCAGCGCCGCCGCCAGGACGGCGGGGCCGGTATTGCGCCCGACGGGCTCGCCGATGATGAGGCCCGACGCCTGAATCTCGTTCAGTTGCTGGCTTACCAGATCGGCCTGCGCCGCGTTGGTAACGACGATCGGATCCTTGAAGTTCGCTGCCCGGTGCCGCTGAACCGTCGTCTGGAAATAGGTCAGGCTGCCCTTGCCGTTGGTGGGTTGAAACTGCTTGGGCTGGTCGATGCGAGACATCGGCCAAAGGCGCGATCCCATGCCGCCGCACAGGATGAGCGGATGAATCGTCTTCATGGATCAGACTCCCTTGAAAATCGTTACAAGACGGGCGCGGGCCGTGTTGGCCCACGTTCCCAGACCACCCGAACCCCGCAGGATGCGGACCTGGACAGGTTGACCGACCCGGCCCGCATCAAGCGGCACGTCGGGCCGCAGCAAGATCAGTTGCGCATCCGCCCCGGCAACGGCCGGGCCCTGCGGCTCGGCGGTGGCAAGCGCCGTCTGGCCGCCCGGAAAGGTCAGCTCGATCCGGTCCGCGCCGGCCAGGTCGAACAGCATCGCGGGCGGAATGGCCGCCGCGACCAGTCGCCGGTCGCTGTCAGAGGCCAGTTGCAGCACCGGTTCCCCGATCAGGACCGTGGACCCTTCGCGCAGCCCGTTCGAGGTCACGACGCAGTCGCACGGCATGACAAGGCTTTGCACATCGCCCGACGCCGACTGAATGGCGACGGCAACGTCATCCCTTGCGGCATTCAGGTCCAGGAAGACGATCTGCCCGGTGGTCGTGGCGCGCAGCACCTCGCCGGTCGAAATGACGGTGCCGAGCGACGGGACCAGCGAGACGAACGTCCGCTGGTAGGTCAGCGTTCCGGCAACGGCGATCAGGGCCAGCGACACCAGGCCGACGCCCGCCCCCCCGGCCACACGGCGCAGCGACATCCGGCTTTCCGGCGCGCCGGCCGCCTTTGGCCCCTTGGGAGCCGCCGTCCCGGCCACGCCGATGGTCTGGCCCAGGCCGACCAGATCGCCGGAGATGTAGGCATTCAGGATATGGCGCAGCTGCGGCAGGTGCGGCCCGGTCGGGCTTGCAAACAGCAGTTCGGCCTCGCCCGACCCATGGGCCCCCTCGCGCACCTCGGCATCCACGACCAGCGTCACGGCAAACCCGTCGAACTGGAACATCAGCCGCACGATCCGCGTCGCGTTGATCGCCGCCGGGTCCATCAGCCCCGACACATAGGCCGCCACCAGCGACAGGCCCCGCCCGCGGAACTGCCGCCCGTCGATGACGGCGGTAAAGGGCAGGTCCACTACGGGATGATCGTTTCCGCCCGGCAGATTGACAGGCACGCGGTTCGCGTTCGACAGGACAGCGTTTTCCAAGGAGTTTGCCTTTCCAGCAAAGGATCAGATCAGGCCCGAGATGAACAGCACACCCAGCGTGAGCCAGCCGAGCGTCAGCATGTGGACATAGGACGAGAGGATGTTGCCCAGCCGCGCCGCCGCAGGGCGGGGGGCCGAACCGGCGGTCTGCCGGGTCCAGCGTTGCCGGTCGAGGCGGAACATGACGAAGCTTTTCACGGCCGCGCCGACGATCTGGCTGAAGTAGAGCAGGAACGGATAGCTGATCGGAAATCCGCCACCCCGGAACAGCGACAGCGCGATGCAGAACACATACCGCGTCGCCATCACCCAGGCGATGTAGGCGGGCAGGATCGCGGGGTTGACCAGCAGCGCCGTCAGCAGCACCCCCAGGGGCCCCGCCAGCGTCGTCCAGACCGAGACCCGCTGATCCAGCAGCGACCACCAGGTGAAAGCGCCGATCCGGGTTGCGGGCAGCGCCAGTGCCCGGCCGTTGGTCCGCATCATGTTGCCGAACCAGCGGACCATCAGCGTGACGGCCGACTCGACGAATCCCGGTAGGGGCTGGCGTTCCATCGACACGGTCTGCACATCGGGCAGATACAGCATCTGGTAGCCGTTCTTGAGCAGCCAGAACCAGGTCGACTTGTCGTCTCCGGTCAGAAAATCGACCCGGCCGAGACGCCAGTGGTCCAGGTAGTCGCTCTGCACCTGCCGGATGAACCCCGGATCGGTGGCAAGATCAGCCCGGAACACCGACATCCGGCCGGTCAGCGTCAGGACGCGGCGGCTCAGCCCCATCGACGACATCATCATCTGGCGCTGGGTGAACCGCAGCGCAAACCAGTCGCGGAAGGCCGGCGCGTCGGTGATCTCGACGCTTTCGTCGGTCGTCAGCGCCCCGACCGCCGGATCGCAGAAATACGGCGCGGACCGGGCCACCACGTCGATCGGCACGCAGCTGTCGCCATCGACCAGGATGACGATATCGCGCCACGACGGCGCCTGCCCGGTGATGGTGCGCAGCGCCTTGGCCAGCGCATCGCGCTTGCCCGTGCCCGGCACCTGATCGACGATCAGCCGCACGCTTGCCATGTCGGTCCGCATCTGCGCAAAGACCGACCGGATCAGCCGCAGGTCGGCCCCGTCCACCACCGAGGCGACGACCGTCGCCCCGCCGACCGATTCCGCGGCCGCGGCAAAGATCGACCGGTAGACCCGGGTCGTCACATCCGGGTCGATCTTGTAGCTGGTGACCAGGAAATAGGCATGTGCCGGGGCCGCCCGGCCCGCATAGGCCACGGCCGCCCTTTGACGCAGCCGGGGATAGGCGAAAAGCTGATACCAGGTCGCCCGGCCGAAGTTGATCGCCGCCCAGGAATAGCGCCAGAGGCCGATGACCCCCAGCGCCAGGATCGCGCCTTCGGCCCCGTCCAGCGCACCGGTGGGCAGGCTGGACAGCAGGATGCCCAGAACCAGCAGATAAAGGACGTGACCCAGGACCTGCATGTTACCAGCAGATGCCCTGATAGGTGCCGCCCGACACAAGGCCGGGCTGAAGGCGTGTCAGATCGACCATCGGCTGATCTTTCAATGCCTTGCGCAGCGGCTCCACCGCCTCGGCATAGCTGTTGCCGACAAGGATCATGTCGGATGCGTCGATCAGCTCTTGGATCGTCGGCACCATCCGGTCGCGCAGGTCGGGCACCACGTCGTTGCCCCGGCCGACCCCGGCCAGATCATGCGCGTAGCCGGTGCTGACGTTCGGGTCATAGACCTGCACGTCATGCCCGTCGGCGATCAGCCGCGATGCCAGTTCTGCCAGCGGGCTTTCCCGCAGGTCGTCCGTTCCGGGCTTGAAACTGATGCCCACCAGGCCCACGGTCTTCTTGCCGGTCTTGGTCACCATCCGCGCCGCCCGGTCGATCTGGGCGTCATTCGCGTTCAGGACGGCCGCCATCAGGGGCGCCTCGACATCGCGCGCCTTGGCAAGCTGCTGCAGGGCCCGCACGTCCTTGGGCAGGCACGACCCGCCGAAGGCAAAGCCCGGCCGCATGAAGTGCGACGAGATGTTCACCTTGTCGTCCGAGCACAGCAGTTTCATCACCAACTGCCCGTCCAGACCGCAGGCCTTGGCGATGTTGCCGATCTCGTTGGCGAAGGTGACCTTGACCGCGCGCCAGGTGTTCGACGTGTACTTCACCATTTCGGCGGTGCGCAGGTCCACCTCGTGTGTCGTGCAGGGCATGTCCTTGTTCAGCAGGTTCAGGATCGCGAACGTCGGCGCGTCGAGTGCGCCGAACACGATCAGGCCGGGGTTGTCGTAATCCTCGATCGCGGTGCTTTCGCGCAGGAATTCAGGGTAGTAACCCACGCCGAAATCCACGCCCGCCTTCAGCCCCGACGCCGCTTCCAGCGCGGAAATGCAGGCCGTTTCCATCGTGCCGGGCACGATGGTCGACCGGATGATGACCGAGTGATAGGCGTTCTTCTTCGCCAGCGCGCGCCCGACGATCTGGCACACGCCCGTCACGTGGGCCAGACCCACCGACCCGTCGGGGTTGCTGGGCGTGCCGACGCAGACAAAGCTGGCATCGGTTTCCGCAACTGCCTTTTCAGCATCCAGCGTGGCGGTCAGAAGGCCCTGCGCCACCGCGTCCGCAATCAGCTCGTCGAGCCCGTTCTCGACAATGGGCGACCGCCCGGAATTGATCACGTCCACGCGAGCGGGCTCGATATCCACAGCAATGACGGAATGCCCGTCGCGCGCCAGACATGCGGCCGAAACGACGCCGACATAGCCAATTCCAAAGACCGATATGTTGGCCATGTGTACTTCTCCATTTGCTGCGAACCGGCGGTTTCCGCGAATCGGAACTCGGGTTGCTGCGGCGCAGCTATAACGAGTGGCGCGGGTGCATAATTGTCGGAAAAAGCACACGGACTGTAGGGAAAACATGAAGCGGGTGACAGAAGGTCCGCAGCCCTTCGCATTTTACCCGCACAAGTTGCGCGGTTATTGCATCCA from Paracoccaceae bacterium Fryx2 includes these protein-coding regions:
- a CDS encoding MBOAT family protein, whose protein sequence is MVFSSETFLFLFLPLFLAVYYLTPVRFRSVTILIGSYAFYGWWRIDFLGLLFLTTLWTYAFGRGIGAAKSRRAAKTFLIIGLTGCLAVLGVFKYLNFFIDSFATLWGTDAAGLGVHWKLILPIGVSFYVFQAVSYLIDVYRKDAVATAGFFDFAAFIALFPQLVAGPILRFKDLAGQFAHREHSLDLFLQGTTIFAIGLAKKVLLADTVAPLANLAFQTPDPSMALSWIGAIAYMIQLYFDFSGYSDMAIGIGLMLGFHFIRNFDTPYISRSITEFWRRWHISLSVWLRDYLYIPLGGNRRGGARTYVNLMLVMVLGGLWHGANWTFVLWGLWHGAWLALERATGRAKATDLFALGGTLLIVLLGWVMFRAASVTEALGVYSGMLGLNGFATAPEVALAITTESLLFLMLGVAVAALEPRLNHAAATRLRPGPAGRLTALNALVPAVLVNGLGAFAVMKLAEQSFSPFLYFQF
- a CDS encoding NosD domain-containing protein, which produces MGNALAVLLLCGGVLLPAGAGAQQADYLARQRIEAAVARLSDPLAAGTLADDAASVMAGVGLAWNAAAAPAAAAKAFVPDTRAVIELVDIRLLLTQIAIQTGARDHLALVRAQGARDHDVILLRGGFATLADLPALSKGTPAQDFVTVTPDGIVLSRPLAIWTDAGLTLGPADQLILDRPSGSFVANLGWLDVQGGAIIGTDGPNAAEPAFRPFVLTAGQGGFTASDATLQALGFGASDVFGGMAVANNGLVAPLFSSAITDSALIDVATLGLIGTTGAVVSGNHIAAATGTAILISHARETVVAANRLTALSGSQAIRVTAGSADVRISGNLLSGTARTGILVDRDSRAVSVTGNLVAGSQTTGIGVEKARCVTITGNLVAGNGGTGITLTDTDDTTATGNAILFNRGSGVLVRDQAAAAQVWLTGNVLAGNRDGLRGATPGDVAVEGNDLDGQMPRVFAGDLAPLTVDWLRSRRDAVVSIPAPSPAPCDFQGNG
- a CDS encoding sugar phosphate nucleotidyltransferase, which encodes MKTIHPLILCGGMGSRLWPMSRIDQPKQFQPTNGKGSLTYFQTTVQRHRAANFKDPIVVTNAAQADLVSQQLNEIQASGLIIGEPVGRNTGPAVLAAALAILPDDPDAILLVLPSDHIIIGDLNFTVARMTAAAAGGQIITFGVTPGYAEAGYGYIIDGGRVESYDGLHSVARFIEKPSVEVAQRLIDEGTAYWASGISMFRADVICEEFRRLDPRTHAAVSRAVTEAASTRNGITLNEAAFREARDEPTERSVFENSPAISLAPIDVKWDDVGAWASVYDVNTKSDDGNVTNGDVMTLDTTNSLIRSDGRLVVVIGMNDLIVVDTKDALLVTDRKHAQQVKLVVEKLKSGGRAEVVSHPFRNHAWGGIESLATDPGYRLEMLTLLPGSTMAINGHGLGASFLSVVSGQATYLEDCRGNDHTLGLGSMLTIDKDTQISLTNTADYDLHAFLLSTAPPVVGPPARISQSLPPLRAVANG
- a CDS encoding glycosyltransferase, with amino-acid sequence MQVLGHVLYLLVLGILLSSLPTGALDGAEGAILALGVIGLWRYSWAAINFGRATWYQLFAYPRLRQRAAVAYAGRAAPAHAYFLVTSYKIDPDVTTRVYRSIFAAAAESVGGATVVASVVDGADLRLIRSVFAQMRTDMASVRLIVDQVPGTGKRDALAKALRTITGQAPSWRDIVILVDGDSCVPIDVVARSAPYFCDPAVGALTTDESVEITDAPAFRDWFALRFTQRQMMMSSMGLSRRVLTLTGRMSVFRADLATDPGFIRQVQSDYLDHWRLGRVDFLTGDDKSTWFWLLKNGYQMLYLPDVQTVSMERQPLPGFVESAVTLMVRWFGNMMRTNGRALALPATRIGAFTWWSLLDQRVSVWTTLAGPLGVLLTALLVNPAILPAYIAWVMATRYVFCIALSLFRGGGFPISYPFLLYFSQIVGAAVKSFVMFRLDRQRWTRQTAGSAPRPAAARLGNILSSYVHMLTLGWLTLGVLFISGLI
- a CDS encoding nucleotide sugar dehydrogenase; the encoded protein is MANISVFGIGYVGVVSAACLARDGHSVIAVDIEPARVDVINSGRSPIVENGLDELIADAVAQGLLTATLDAEKAVAETDASFVCVGTPSNPDGSVGLAHVTGVCQIVGRALAKKNAYHSVIIRSTIVPGTMETACISALEAASGLKAGVDFGVGYYPEFLRESTAIEDYDNPGLIVFGALDAPTFAILNLLNKDMPCTTHEVDLRTAEMVKYTSNTWRAVKVTFANEIGNIAKACGLDGQLVMKLLCSDDKVNISSHFMRPGFAFGGSCLPKDVRALQQLAKARDVEAPLMAAVLNANDAQIDRAARMVTKTGKKTVGLVGISFKPGTDDLRESPLAELASRLIADGHDVQVYDPNVSTGYAHDLAGVGRGNDVVPDLRDRMVPTIQELIDASDMILVGNSYAEAVEPLRKALKDQPMVDLTRLQPGLVSGGTYQGICW